The Melioribacteraceae bacterium genome has a segment encoding these proteins:
- a CDS encoding helix-turn-helix transcriptional regulator — protein sequence MQDTNSKLKNVKNDRLSIKIVSNNNPYLSSDIQQKLLQPRKLTSYFMVLIDSGSITYNLDLQDITLAEGHLLFAMPDQFFTPPPKNADLKYFKVLFDENTLALLPQQYPFLVNPLNSQTIIFDNATRERVRKVFEILNQILHIDEHPTDTEIILAYLNSLLAELNSAYFENKEPLNILNTNLSKFIEFKLVVETHLTEQPSVNAIAEKLALTTNSLYRIVKEYSGVSPKDFFTKRLVIEAQRKLQYSNLSVKELAYELGFNDPDYFSRFFKKCTGKSISEFLDGQQDSSRQ from the coding sequence ATGCAGGATACAAACTCAAAACTTAAGAACGTAAAGAACGACAGGTTGAGCATAAAGATTGTTTCCAACAACAATCCTTATCTTTCTTCCGATATTCAGCAAAAGCTTTTACAACCCCGCAAGCTAACTTCTTATTTTATGGTGTTGATTGACAGCGGTTCTATTACTTACAATCTGGATTTGCAAGACATTACTCTTGCTGAAGGGCACTTGCTTTTTGCAATGCCTGATCAGTTTTTTACCCCTCCGCCTAAAAATGCCGACCTTAAATATTTCAAAGTATTATTTGATGAAAACACATTAGCATTATTACCTCAACAATATCCTTTTTTAGTTAATCCTTTAAACTCACAGACTATAATTTTTGACAATGCTACAAGAGAAAGGGTAAGAAAAGTTTTTGAAATTTTAAATCAGATACTTCATATAGACGAACATCCAACCGATACAGAAATAATATTAGCTTACCTGAACTCACTATTAGCAGAATTAAATAGTGCTTATTTCGAAAACAAAGAACCACTTAATATTTTAAACACCAATCTGTCAAAGTTCATTGAATTCAAACTAGTGGTGGAAACGCATCTTACGGAGCAACCTTCTGTAAATGCAATAGCCGAAAAGCTGGCTTTAACCACCAATAGCTTATATCGGATTGTAAAAGAATATTCAGGAGTTTCGCCTAAAGATTTCTTTACTAAACGCTTAGTAATTGAGGCACAGCGAAAATTACAGTACTCTAACCTTTCTGTAAAAGAATTAGCCTATGAATTGGGTTTTAATGACCCTGATTACTTTTCAAGATTTTTCAAGAAATGTACTGGAAAAAGCATAAGTGAATTTTTAGACGGTCAGCAAGATTCGTCAAGACAATAA